The genomic window GGCGGCGATTTTGGCCAACTCGGTGACCGCGTCCTGAGTGAAGCTCAACTCCAAGGCTTCGGTTCGCAACAGCGCGGTGTACTGCTTGAGCAGGGCATTTTCGGGTTCAGTCAGAATCCGGATGAAGTCATCGTGCCCCAGCGCCTTGAGTTCCACCCGGATGGGAAAGCGGCCCTGGAATTCGGGAATCAGGTCGGAGGGCTTGGAGGTATGAAAGGCGCCCGAGGCAATGAACAAAATGTGGTCGGTGCGGACCGCGCCGTACTTGGTGTTGATGGTTGAGCCCTCGACGATCGGCAAAAGATCGCGCTGCACGCCCTCGCGCGAGACATCGGGACCGCGCCCGCCCTCGCGCCCGGCAATCTTGTCGATTTCGTCGATAAACACGATTCCGGCTTGCTCGGCTCGGGTAATCGCCTCCTGCGCGACCTGGTCCATGTCCACCAACCGAGCCGCTTCCTCCTGGGTCAGCAGCTCCAGCGCTTCGGGAATCTTGACCGTGCGCCGCTTGGTCTTCTTGGGCATGAACTGGCTGAAGAGATCTTTCATGTTGACACCCATCTCTTCCATCCCTTGCGGGGTGAAGACCTCGACCATCGGGGTGGCCTGGGCGCTGACCTCGATCTCGACCTCGCGGCTGTCCAGATGGCCGCCATGCAACAGCTTGCGCAGCTTCTCCCGAGTATCGCGATGGCTGTCGTCGGCAGGGGCGGGCGATAGATGGCCTTCGGCGCTAGCGCCGGCCGGCCGGCGAGTTTTGGCGGGCGGAGGGAAGAGCAAATCCAAAAGCCGTTCCTCGGCCAGCTCGCGCGCTCGCACCGCGACCCGCTGGCGCTCTTCCTCGCGCACCATCTTGACCGAGGTCTCGACCAGATCGCGGATGATCGACTCCACGTCGCGGCCCACGTATCCAACTTCGGTGTACTTGGAGGCCTCGACTTTGAGAAATGGAGCCTGGGCCAGGCGCGCCAAGCGGCGCGAGATTTCGGTTTTACCCACCCCGGTGGGCCCGATCATCAAAATATTCTTGGGCGAGATTTCGTCGCGCAGCTCGGGCGGAACATGTTGGCGTCGCCAGCGGTTGCGCAGGGCTATCGCCACCGCCCGCTTGGCCTCGTGCTGGCCCACGATGTAGCGGTCGAGCTCGGAGACAATCTCGCGCGGAGTCATCACCTGCGCCACTGCCATTTCAGTCAACCCACTTCAAAATTAGAGTTCCTCGATTACGAACTGACGGTTAGTGTACACGCAAATATCGGCCGCCACCGTCATCGCCGCCTCGGCCATCTGGCGCGCGCTCAACTGCGGCGCCCATTTCACCAGCGCGCGCGCCGCCGCCAGGGCGTAATTACCCCCCGAG from Candidatus Binataceae bacterium includes these protein-coding regions:
- the hslU gene encoding ATP-dependent protease ATPase subunit HslU, whose protein sequence is MAVAQVMTPREIVSELDRYIVGQHEAKRAVAIALRNRWRRQHVPPELRDEISPKNILMIGPTGVGKTEISRRLARLAQAPFLKVEASKYTEVGYVGRDVESIIRDLVETSVKMVREEERQRVAVRARELAEERLLDLLFPPPAKTRRPAGASAEGHLSPAPADDSHRDTREKLRKLLHGGHLDSREVEIEVSAQATPMVEVFTPQGMEEMGVNMKDLFSQFMPKKTKRRTVKIPEALELLTQEEAARLVDMDQVAQEAITRAEQAGIVFIDEIDKIAGREGGRGPDVSREGVQRDLLPIVEGSTINTKYGAVRTDHILFIASGAFHTSKPSDLIPEFQGRFPIRVELKALGHDDFIRILTEPENALLKQYTALLRTEALELSFTQDAVTELAKIAAAVNARSENIGARRLHTVLERLLDDISFTAPELSEKRVAIDSAYVHERLDPIVRDEDLSRYIL